In Coffea arabica cultivar ET-39 chromosome 9e, Coffea Arabica ET-39 HiFi, whole genome shotgun sequence, the genomic window GTTATTGAATGTATGTAGGATTTCTGTATCTAAGCTCAAATAGTCCACCTTTAAAGATAAAACAAATTCAGGTGTCATGCTAGCTTACAACATACTGATTAACTGAAGTACAGACTGATTCACCTATAGAGTTCTTAATTTCTGATCTTCAAACATAAGTGGAGCTattggatcttcatttgaaactATTGAATGACGAAAACTGCTAACATTCGACAGCTGAAATGCCAAAGTCATTCAAAGAAGCTCTGGTCAGGCCAATGGAGATCTTTTTCGTTTTTCCGAAAGTCAAGTCTATATAATTAGTCTCAAGTTTACATCATTTTCAAGTACAAAAAGCAGAGTTGCTGCCATTAGCTTTAGCAGACAGTACATGTGACCTTCCGTTATTGAACAATTTTTGCATTAGCGTGCAAAAAGGATTTTCATGTGTTCGCAtgagcatttttcttttttgtttcagaTATTCCTTAAAGATCTTCTTGTTATGTCCTCTTCTTCATTAAGAGAAATGTGGTAGAGAAAACTAATCCTGATCTGTGTTTGTTAATTTATCAGTTCAGGGAGCTGCTCAAGAATCAAAATTTACTGAAAGTGCGGGAAAGGCCATTGGAAACCAACAGTCATCTGTTCCTTTGCTTAACCAATACAAGAGATGGCTTCTAATGGCCTTATTTGCCCTTCTTGTGCTCTTTGGCCAGTCAGCTGCTACACTCCTGGGAAGGTTGTATTATGTAAAGGGTGGAAATAGCAAATGGTTATCGGCATTTTTACAAGTTGCTGGATTTCCAATCCTCCTGCCATTCCTATATAAcacaaaaaacagaaaaaacaacTCAACTGAACAAACAAAGCCACCATCTCCTATAGTCCTCGGATCAATATATATGGTTCTTGGCACTTTGCTAGCAGCCGTAGGGATGTTATGTTCAGTAGGCCTCTTATATCTTCCTGTATCCACTTTTTCGCTCATCAATGCAACTCAGTTAGGCTTCAAtgctttgttttccttctttctcaATTCGCAAAAGTTCACTCCTTTCATTGTCAACTCATTGGTACTTCTGACCACTTCCTCTGCCCTCCTTGTGCTTCAAAATGATGACTCCTCAGGCTTCTCAAAATCCTCCAAAGGGAAGTATATTATAGGATTCATATGTACCCTATTAGCAGCAGCACTTTCCTCATTGATACTATCTCTAACACAATTTGCAATCAACAAGATTCTGAAAAGGCAAAGAGTTAAGGAGCTTTTCGATTTCTTGATTTACGAATCGCTTGTAGCAAGTTGTATCCTGTTGATCGGCCTTTTCGCTAGTGGAGAGTGGAAGACCCTTACAGCAGAGATGAACAAATTTGCACTAGGCAAGACATCCTATACAATGACTTTGATGTGGATAGCAGTGTGCTGGCAAATTTTCTCCATTGGGATAGTGGGGTTGATTTTGAAGGTCTCTTCACTCTTTGCTAATGTCATCAGTACACTGGGGTTGCCAATTGTACCAATTTTAGCTGTATTCATGTTCAAGGACAAGATGAGCGGAGTAAAGGCAGTAGCGATATTGCTTGCCATATGGGGATTCATATCCTACATTTATCAGCATTATCTTGATGATTTGGAGTCCAAGTCCAGAAAAAAAGATGTCAGTAGCAATGAGATTTCCCTCATTCAGAACTAACTTAAGCGTTGTCTGTGCACTCTACAATAGACCTATCTTCTTCATTTGTTCTTTACATGTTGGAAATTCTCGACTTCTACAGTGAAGTTAGGCCAAGATAAGTCCTATACTAATAAGAAGTGGATGATAATTGTGGAACTGATCACGGATTTGCTTTAACATTCAATTAATTCAACCTAAATATGTTACTTATCCTCATATGAAGAAGAGGTTTAGATAACTTGTATTTGTATACATGTTCTGATCACTCACCAGATAATTTGCCTCTGGCTTCGAAGTTCGAACTCCAAACTCTCGTCGCTGAAGTCTTTATTAAAACAGTCTAACAGACCCAAAAAACATTGGCTCAACAAGAGGCCCTCAGCTATTCACGTCGAACCCCAACAAAGGAGGAACCAAAATGGCCCGTTTTGATTAGTGAGgaccaaaaatttaaaaaggaaaaaaaagtgcaACAGAGGCGGTTATGAAACGTCAAAAGTTTATTATGAAATTCCCGCCCAAACACGAACAGGCGCGATTATTAATTACTATCATTAAATCCAAAAGGGCAAAAAGTCCCAGTGGCCCTCAAACTATTACCCGGATGAAGTTTTGGCCCCCAAACAATTAAATGTAAATTTTTGGCCCCCGATCTATCCAAAGTACAAATTGTTAGACCTTCTGTCAAATTCATCAGTTAATACCGACGGAATCTATGCTCACGTGAGAAGCACGCCGAAATacgaagggcatttttgtccataaAGAGCTGTCATCCACTTGGTGAAATGGGACTTCTTCCTGaacttgaacaaagaaaaactcaATTGCAGCCAAAGAAGTTGCTGAACTGGAAACATGCGAGAAACCAACAATCCGGATTTCCcattgtgcaggtgtgagaaaATGTCGAGAGTCATAACTTCGTGGACCTCAAGAAATCCTGGACAGAGATTTGCGGTGTGCGCGGATGGTGGTTGCAGATTTTGGCAGTGGATCGACAAGGAGATGTGCAGCCGGTCAATGGAGATCATACCTGGGCTTCTGAAAAGAATTAATGTAGCTGAACAGCAAAGAGATGCATATGAAGAAGAAGtaagaagacaagaaagaaaagtcgCAAAGTTGAAGGTCAAAGTGaaagaactagaaaaagaaatccGTAGCAAAAAGTGGGTGAACAAGTGTCTGGTGAGATTGTTTTTGTTAACATGGATGCTAACAACTATAATCTTAGTTAGTTGGggcaaaaaaaatggaaatctcaCAGTTTTTAGGCAAATAGAAGGAGCAGTATGAAGATGAATGAAGTGGGTGCACGTTATTGTTTCTGTACTCTGTAATGACTGTATCGGTAGATGTGCAATGAAATGTAAGTTTTGATTTGTTGAATAAAAAATCAGGCATGCTTTGCTGGGAAAAAATCAGACTATATTTGCAAGGCTTTATTGTTTCACTTGTTTGGTGAAATACTCTGTAATGTTGTTTCACTTGTAAAAGAACTGCCCTGCTTGAAAGGAATGACAAAGTGAAGATCAATTGAGTCCCAGTGGTTCTCAATGTGAAGACGCAGCACAATTCCATTAACTAGATATACTAACCAGACAAAGACATGAACATTTGCAAAAGTGAAGCAAATATAAAGACCATCATATTATATTGACCCTACATAACCAATGCTGATGTCAATGGTGTACAAAAATATAGCCAGAATACAAAACGTAATCAACACTAACAAAAGTTGATTGGAATTCATCCACTAACATCCAACGAGATTCAAGATTGTAAGACAAAAAACAGTTGGCAAAAAATGTGATTAGAGGTCCCTCTTCAAGTAGTTCTTGACTGTTGCTCCTCTTTAATTAGCTCTTCCCCGTCCCTTATCTTTTGTGGTTTGTCCTCCTCTCCCTCTACCTCTTCCACTCCACTTTCCTCTCCAAGAACCCATTGTGTACGGTGGCTCCTTACCCAAATATGCATAGTTAGCATTTATGGTTCCTTTTTCTGCATCAGTGAGTGGTTTCCGAGTTGAAGTTTTCCTGCTACGGGTTGGTGGACAAGTCTTTTCACTCGGGCCTGGAGTAGATGTTTGTTGCTGCTGTTGTGGTTGGTGGTGCCCAGGTTCATGATCATGGACTTCATGTGATTGTTGCTGGCCTGGTTGCTGTTGTGGCTGCTCATGCGCAGCTTCATCAACCTGCTGTTGCTGTGATATTTCTGACTGCATAACCTCCAAAATTTCATGAACCATGTTAGCTGCAAAACAGGAAAAATTAAAAGTGAACAAGTGTCTGGTTGTACTTACTGTTTGTCTCCTCCTTCTTACATTTGATTGCTGCGTCACAGGTTCAGTTCAAGTATCTTGCTGCCCTTGTTCATTGGTTGGTTCCTTGCATGTTGCTGCATTATGACCAGCCTCCCCACATTTTCGACAATGAATAATGATCCTTCTTCTTAGTCTTCTACCATGATTCTTGCCTTCAGTTGTGTCCTTTCTCCTAGCCTTTCTAGGCCTTCCAGGTTGAGTTACTGATACCGGGGGCTCCAATTCAGGCATTGTTGATGGGGGTCAATGATCCTCACCGCTAATTGGTTGTAACACATTCTCATAAAGCTTCAAGAATAGCCCCATACTATAACAAACATTCAAGTACTGCCGTGGGTCTTCATtcctcaaaagaatggcagCAATGACGTGACAACATGGAATGCCACTAACCTCCCATAACCTGCAACTACAGTTCTTTTTCTCCATATCTACAGCAAATTGGGCCCCTCTTGGTCCTTTCACCTGGTAGCCATGCATTGCATTCCAAATAGGCATCCACTGACTTGCAATTTTTACTCTATTTTCAATAATTTCGTTGATTAGAGGTCTAGTTGGGCTATCATATCTTTCCATTGCTGATTTTCTCTTCCGGATCCTATCCATAAGGTACTCACTGATCATTTCCAGCATTGTTATAATTGGCTGGTCTCTAGCCTCAAGAATATGTGCATTAAAAGACTCACACAAGTTGTTGACCAGCATGTCACTCTTTGTGTGAGTCGGAAAGAAGGCCTTGCACCAATGCCGAGGAGCTGGAGCATTTTTTACCCACTGATATGCCTCGTTATCAAAATCTTTGAGTTCTGCCATTGCTTTATTGTAGAGTTCCTCTGTTGTGCTGTTGGCAATGTTCCACAGCCTATCCTTAAGAGGCAGACCTGGATGTTTCTTCTTGAAGTTTCGATACATGTGTTGGACACAATACCTATGCTCACAATTTGGAAGAACTTCAGCTAATGCTCTATCCAACCCCTGTAAAGGAAGAAACAAAATATCAAGGAAGGTACTATGtatatacatacacatacatacacATGTTCACATTATTGCAAAGTGTACATGTGTATACCTTTTGTTGGTCAGAAATAAAGGTataatgaaattgattttcAATTTCCAAATCATCATTGAGGTATTTCAAGAACCACGCCCACTGCTCCGTAGCTTCTCTCTCTACAACTGCCCAGGCAATGGGCCACCACCCATTATTAGGGTCAGCTGCAATGGCAGTCAATAACTGCCCTCTATAAGTCCCCTTCAAATGGCACCCATCCAATGCTATCAATGGCCTCAAATCATCTTTAAATCCTTTTTTCAATGGCCCTAAACAGCAGTAGAGTCTCATAAATTTTGGGTTGCCCCCAGGCCCTCTAAATGGAGTAAACATCACCTCCATTGTGCTGCCCTCATGTGTCTTTTTTATCTCAGCACAATATTCCCAAATTCTCTTATACTGTTGTTCAGCTGATCCCTTTATCATTTCAAGTGCCAGTTTCCTTGCTTTGGCTGCTATCCATCTGGAAATTTGAGCTTGGTACTCCTCATTCACAGTTTGCCGGATCTCCCTAACTGGGATTCGAGAGTTCGACTTAATCCTCTCCATGTACCTGTCAGACAACCACTTAGACTTCAGGTTTTTATTTTTCCAGGCGTGATTGCAATTTTCATGCTTGTCATTCATGCTTTTAACTACCAAATCAGTACTCCCAAGTGCTTTTTCAATTGAGGCAAACACAAACCATTGGCATGGGGCCTTGCACTTGGCTCTCACCCTTTTACTCTCATTCCTCTTGGTGTATACTGGCCTCCCCATCTTGATACCATATTCTTGAACAACTGCCTTAAACTGGGCTCTTGAACCAAATTTCATACCCAACTCAAATCTGGTATCAATTTTGAACTTCTCCACACAAAAATCTTTGTACCTTCTTTGGAATTGGTcaccatcttcttcttcttctgatgAGCCACCATCACTGCTAAGGTGGTCTGGGATTACATCTTCAGCCAATGTATCAGCAGCTTCTGGTTCATTTTGAGCTTGTTGCTACTGTACTTGTACATTTTTCCTTCTCCtaacctgttttttttttctgttgtgGATGCTGTGCATCATGCTGTTGTGAAGAGAATGTGCCTGTTGCTTCATTATTTTGCTGTGAATCAGGCTGCACCTCATCTGTTAGTGGCTCATCAAATTGCTGCTCTGAAGTTCCACCCCCTGTTGTCTCTGGTATCAAACCATCCAATAGTGCCTCATCGCCACAGTAGTCACCACTGCTAAATCTGTCAGAGTCATGCTCTGATTCTGATTCTTCAACATCTTCTATGACTCCTTCCTCAAAAGGTTGTTCACTGCTATTATGGTCAATAGGATGCTGGATAGTAGAAGTTTCAAATGTGCCTTCTTGCTGGTCTGTTGAAGTAGAGGCAATACCTCTTTCTGGATCTAGTTCACTAGCTTGCTCATGCTGGATAGTAGAAGCAGAGACAGCACCTCGTTCGAATGTGCCTTGATGCTGGTCTGTTGAAGCAGAGGTAGTAGCTCTCCCTTCTTGATCTAGTGCACTAGCAAGCTGCTGGATGCTCTGTCCATGTCCAGCACTATGAGGCTGCTCTGATGACCCAATTTGTTTCTGCTGTAAACCTGAGTTCTGTAACACATCTCGATTATCTTTTGTACCAGTATGTTCCTCAAATAACAGACCCATTCTAAAACCTTTTCCAGAACATGGTTCCCCTATTATTCTTCCCTGCTCATCCAACTCCTCAATCACAACACCACAACGTTTATTTTCTACTGGTTTAACAATCAAAGGAGAcctaaatttttcaatttcttcagGTGTCAGGTGGTTACAAAATACCTCCATCACCTTAAACTTGTAAACCCATTCTGAAAATTTGTTAACATCCTCATCAGTGCATAACTCCCTTAAACCATTGGATAGATCTTTATTTGGTTCAAGATAGTAATACAGTATAGCAGCTCTACGATGTCCTAATTTTTCCACCATCTTATTCAGTTCAAGAATGGACATTTTCTCGGCGCTGCAAAGATCTATATCATCTACGTCTCCATCAACATACCCCACATATTGTCCCCAATTAATTCTCTCCCCATGATGCAAACGTATAGTAAACCATTCAGAATCAGCCGCTGCAACAATTTTAGCCTCAGGtcaatataatatttaaaaaaacaaTGTAAAAGATACCAACATTTCAGTGGCCCCTTTTTGTCGGACATGGTTAAtgggtaaaataaaaaaacaatgtAGGACCACTGAAGCGAATATTAATTTCTACAGTAAAAGATACCAACATATAGGACCACCAATCTTCCCGacaaactgaaaaatttgacTAATACCATCTTTTTAAACGTTATTGACACGCTTTGTTCCTCTATTATATACAAACCATCACTGCTCAGaagaaaatggaacaaaaaTAGGGTCAGACCACTTACCGTAAACAAGAAATGGATCAAAGTACACGTCTGGCTTCCTTATTTTCCACTCCATTTCGCTTCAATGTCTACTTCCACGGTGCTGGTAGTAGTGCTCGTAGTCGGAAAGTTGCAGACCGTTAATGGCAGGCAAAGGGAGAGATAGTGGAGAAAGTAAACAGTTTCGTCAAAATCATTTTTCGCTCCATTTCACCAAGTGGATGACAGCTCTttatggacaaaaatgcccttcatATTTCCGCGTGCTTCTCACGTGAGCGTAGATTCCGTCGGTATTAACTGATGAA contains:
- the LOC113709522 gene encoding probable purine permease 10 isoform X1, producing the protein MQLKKSKYMSRVSFQVQGAAQESKFTESAGKAIGNQQSSVPLLNQYKRWLLMALFALLVLFGQSAATLLGRLYYVKGGNSKWLSAFLQVAGFPILLPFLYNTKNRKNNSTEQTKPPSPIVLGSIYMVLGTLLAAVGMLCSVGLLYLPVSTFSLINATQLGFNALFSFFLNSQKFTPFIVNSLVLLTTSSALLVLQNDDSSGFSKSSKGKYIIGFICTLLAAALSSLILSLTQFAINKILKRQRVKELFDFLIYESLVASCILLIGLFASGEWKTLTAEMNKFALGKTSYTMTLMWIAVCWQIFSIGIVGLILKVSSLFANVISTLGLPIVPILAVFMFKDKMSGVKAVAILLAIWGFISYIYQHYLDDLESKSRKKDVSSNEISLIQN
- the LOC113709522 gene encoding probable purine permease 10 isoform X2, translated to MEDAAQEKQIHVTIQGAAQESKFTESAGKAIGNQQSSVPLLNQYKRWLLMALFALLVLFGQSAATLLGRLYYVKGGNSKWLSAFLQVAGFPILLPFLYNTKNRKNNSTEQTKPPSPIVLGSIYMVLGTLLAAVGMLCSVGLLYLPVSTFSLINATQLGFNALFSFFLNSQKFTPFIVNSLVLLTTSSALLVLQNDDSSGFSKSSKGKYIIGFICTLLAAALSSLILSLTQFAINKILKRQRVKELFDFLIYESLVASCILLIGLFASGEWKTLTAEMNKFALGKTSYTMTLMWIAVCWQIFSIGIVGLILKVSSLFANVISTLGLPIVPILAVFMFKDKMSGVKAVAILLAIWGFISYIYQHYLDDLESKSRKKDVSSNEISLIQN